A window of the Acidovorax sp. YS12 genome harbors these coding sequences:
- a CDS encoding response regulator has protein sequence MQSASPPNASAAPQTIFRFRREYNAWVADESMEDYALRYTPRSFRRWSELRVANTAFGSLSFLALEAIGGAIALNYGFANAMWAILVVGLIIFLTSFPIAVYAARHGLDMDLLTRGAGFGYLGSTITSLIYAVFTFILFALEAAIMALALQMLVDWPLAWCYVLSSLIIIPLAMRGITLISRLQAWTQPLWLFLLLLPFAWIALTQPQLYRDFAGLSGLRSGSSQFDPLMFGAAAAVIFALVVQIGEQVDFLRFLPPRTHANRLRWWGAVLVAGPGWIVMGMLKMAGGAFLGFAALQLEVDVARTMEPTQMYLAGFQQVMHTLGPPGLAVAVTVVYVVVSQVKINLTNAYAGSLAWSNVFARLTRSHPGRVVWLIFNVLIATLLMSLGVFGALEKVLAIYSNVAIAWVGALVADLVINKPLGLSPPGIEFRRAYLYDFNPVGMGAMLVAAGVACSAHAGLLGATAAAFSPFIALGLSMVLAPLLAWATGGRYYIARSDAGQWPAGEMVQCAVCQNRFESEDMARCPAYGAAICSLCCTLESRCHDRCKPGSRAGDQLRILAALVLPPRWSNPINFRIGKYLVVMLSLCAVMAFLVSVVYMQESLHTPADTLRLPFLKVFALLALLSAVVAWWVVLSTDSRRMAQDESERQTQLLLQEIAAHKRTDAELQSAKEFAEQASQAKTRYVAGMTHELRSPLNSILGYTQILLKNPEVGSPVRETLSTIQQSGHHLRALIDGSLELARIEAGRLRLDLAPLPLPELIDSIEAMMRPQAQAKGLGFTMETLGSMPRWVRADAKRLRQILINLLSNAVRFTLRGEVRLRMDFRTHVARIEVIDTGIGIEPQDMERIFVPFERGSAGRRISDAGTGLGLTITHLLTELMGGQLTLCSTPGEGSSFSVRLYLPDIAPDAAWEPPKTTSPLHAVIGYLAPRRTLLVVDDQPLQRQLLAGLLVPLGFDIREAASGRECLETVEQAHPDLVLLDISMDDLDGWQTAALLRTRWSASQLPVVFVSANLFDNEPARLSSAQCQGFVAKPVIESELLQTLERVLQLEWVCDNRPMAPALPAPAPPPARPAPLPAALYEDLVRLARLGQGAALRARVQQARQAFPQQTLLWPALQACADRFDFEGLLRLLPSPEEEDTDAQE, from the coding sequence ATGCAATCCGCCAGTCCCCCAAACGCCTCGGCCGCACCGCAAACCATCTTTCGCTTCCGGCGCGAATACAACGCCTGGGTTGCCGACGAGTCCATGGAGGACTACGCACTGCGCTACACCCCGCGGAGCTTTCGCCGCTGGAGTGAACTGCGCGTGGCGAACACCGCGTTCGGCTCTTTGTCGTTCCTGGCGCTTGAAGCCATCGGCGGGGCCATCGCGCTGAACTACGGCTTTGCCAACGCCATGTGGGCCATCCTGGTGGTCGGGCTGATCATCTTTCTTACCAGCTTTCCCATCGCCGTCTATGCCGCGCGCCACGGGCTGGACATGGACTTGCTCACGCGCGGCGCGGGGTTCGGCTACCTGGGGTCAACCATCACCTCGCTGATCTACGCGGTGTTCACCTTCATCCTCTTTGCCCTGGAAGCAGCCATCATGGCGCTGGCACTGCAGATGCTCGTGGACTGGCCGCTGGCGTGGTGCTATGTGCTGTCCTCGCTGATCATCATCCCGCTGGCCATGCGCGGCATCACGCTGATCTCCCGTCTTCAGGCCTGGACCCAGCCGCTGTGGCTGTTCCTGCTGCTGCTGCCCTTTGCCTGGATCGCATTGACCCAGCCGCAGCTGTACCGCGACTTCGCCGGGCTATCGGGCCTGCGCTCGGGGAGCAGCCAGTTCGATCCACTGATGTTCGGCGCGGCAGCAGCCGTGATCTTTGCCCTGGTCGTGCAAATTGGTGAACAGGTGGACTTCCTGCGCTTCCTGCCGCCACGCACGCACGCCAACCGGCTGCGCTGGTGGGGCGCGGTGCTGGTTGCCGGGCCTGGGTGGATCGTTATGGGCATGCTCAAGATGGCGGGGGGCGCTTTCCTGGGATTTGCGGCCCTGCAGCTGGAGGTGGATGTGGCCCGCACCATGGAGCCCACGCAAATGTACCTGGCGGGCTTCCAGCAGGTCATGCACACCCTGGGCCCGCCCGGACTGGCCGTCGCCGTCACCGTGGTGTACGTCGTGGTTTCCCAGGTGAAGATCAATCTCACCAACGCCTACGCGGGCTCGCTGGCCTGGTCCAACGTATTCGCACGCCTCACACGCAGCCATCCGGGGCGGGTGGTCTGGCTGATTTTCAATGTGCTCATCGCCACGCTGCTCATGAGCCTGGGCGTATTTGGGGCACTGGAAAAAGTGCTGGCAATCTACAGCAACGTCGCCATTGCCTGGGTGGGCGCCCTGGTGGCGGATCTGGTCATCAACAAGCCCCTGGGCCTGTCGCCACCCGGCATCGAGTTCCGCCGCGCGTATCTCTACGACTTCAACCCGGTCGGCATGGGCGCCATGCTGGTGGCCGCAGGCGTCGCCTGCAGTGCCCACGCCGGTTTGCTCGGCGCGACGGCGGCTGCATTTTCGCCCTTCATTGCGCTAGGCCTTTCGATGGTCCTGGCGCCGCTGCTGGCCTGGGCGACGGGCGGCCGCTACTACATCGCACGCTCGGATGCAGGCCAATGGCCCGCGGGCGAAATGGTGCAATGCGCGGTGTGCCAGAACCGTTTCGAGTCCGAAGACATGGCACGCTGCCCCGCCTACGGTGCCGCCATTTGCTCCCTGTGCTGCACCCTCGAGTCCCGCTGCCATGACCGCTGCAAACCCGGCTCGCGCGCGGGTGACCAGTTGCGCATCCTGGCCGCCCTTGTGCTGCCGCCACGTTGGTCCAACCCGATCAACTTCCGTATCGGGAAATACCTGGTGGTCATGCTGTCGCTGTGCGCTGTCATGGCCTTTCTGGTCAGCGTGGTCTACATGCAGGAAAGCCTGCACACCCCAGCGGACACGCTGCGCCTGCCCTTCCTCAAGGTGTTTGCCCTTCTGGCGCTGTTGTCCGCAGTAGTGGCCTGGTGGGTGGTTTTGAGCACGGACAGCCGGCGCATGGCCCAGGACGAGTCGGAGCGCCAAACCCAGTTGCTGCTGCAGGAAATCGCGGCACACAAACGCACCGATGCCGAGCTGCAATCGGCCAAGGAATTTGCCGAGCAGGCCAGCCAGGCCAAGACCCGGTACGTCGCTGGCATGACGCACGAGCTGCGCTCCCCCCTCAACAGCATCTTGGGCTACACCCAGATCCTGCTAAAAAACCCCGAGGTAGGCAGTCCGGTGCGCGAGACGCTCTCGACCATCCAACAAAGCGGACACCACTTGCGTGCGCTGATTGACGGATCGCTGGAGCTGGCGCGTATCGAGGCAGGCCGCCTGCGCCTGGACCTCGCCCCGCTACCCCTGCCGGAACTGATAGACAGCATCGAGGCCATGATGCGCCCCCAGGCCCAGGCCAAAGGACTGGGATTCACCATGGAAACCCTGGGAAGCATGCCGCGCTGGGTACGCGCGGATGCCAAGCGGCTGCGCCAGATCCTGATCAACCTGCTGTCCAACGCGGTGCGCTTCACCTTGCGCGGCGAAGTGCGGCTGCGCATGGACTTTCGCACCCATGTCGCACGCATTGAGGTCATCGACACGGGCATCGGTATCGAACCACAAGACATGGAGCGCATCTTCGTTCCCTTCGAGCGCGGCAGCGCCGGGCGGCGCATCAGCGATGCGGGCACGGGCCTGGGCCTGACCATCACGCACCTGCTGACCGAGCTCATGGGCGGCCAGCTCACGCTCTGCAGTACGCCAGGCGAGGGCAGCAGCTTCAGCGTGCGGCTCTACCTTCCGGACATCGCGCCCGACGCCGCCTGGGAGCCCCCCAAAACAACATCGCCGCTGCACGCGGTCATTGGCTACCTGGCCCCACGGCGCACGTTGCTGGTAGTGGATGACCAGCCGCTGCAGCGCCAGCTCCTGGCAGGCCTGCTGGTGCCGCTGGGCTTTGACATCCGGGAGGCCGCCAGCGGGCGCGAATGCCTCGAGACCGTGGAGCAGGCCCACCCGGACCTGGTTCTGCTGGACATCAGCATGGACGACCTGGATGGCTGGCAAACCGCAGCCCTGCTGCGCACGCGCTGGTCAGCCAGCCAGTTGCCCGTGGTGTTCGTTTCAGCCAACTTGTTCGACAACGAGCCCGCACGCCTGTCCAGCGCCCAGTGCCAGGGATTCGTCGCCAAGCCGGTGATCGAATCCGAGCTACTGCAAACCCTGGAGCGCGTACTACAGCTGGAGTGGGTGTGCGACAACCGCCCGATGGCGCCGGCACTGCCGGCCCCTGCCCCGCCCCCCGCAAGGCCGGCCCCCTTGCCCGCCGCGCTGTACGAAGACCTGGTGCGGCTGGCGCGCCTGGGGCAAGGTGCGGCCTTGCGTGCGCGCGTGCAGCAGGCCCGCCAGGCCTTTCCCCAGCAAACACTGCTGTGGCCCGCACTGCAGGCCTGCGCGGACCGGTTCGATTTCGAAGGCCTGCTGCGCCTGCTCCCGTCCCCCGAGGAAGAAGATACCGATGCCCAGGAATGA
- the urtA gene encoding urea ABC transporter substrate-binding protein, which produces MSHPSDPRPPVCAVPELGRRRVLQALGAASVAGLPTWSFAQATAQVNTTKLAVTDTEVVVGQLHSATGTMAISETGSIQAEQLAIDQINAMGGVLGRKIRVIKEDGASDWPTFAEKSKKLLINDRCAAIFGCWTSASRKAVLPVFEKENGLLYYPTFYEGLEQSKNVIYTGQEATQQILYSLDWAKAEKKAKTFFLIGSDYIWPRTSMKIARKHIENFQKGKVVGEEYYPLGSTNFGSLMNKIKLQKPDCIFVAVVGGSNVAFYKALKAAGITGDKQLLVTLSVTEDEMTGVGGENFAGFYASMKYFQSLDNENNQKFVAAFKAKYGPNAVIGDVTQAAYLGPWLWKAAVEKAKSFDVDKVVAASPGIELKTAPEGYVKVDANHHLWSKSRIAVGQTDGTFKVVSESPGLIKPDPFPKGYQ; this is translated from the coding sequence ATGAGCCATCCCTCGGATCCCCGCCCCCCCGTCTGCGCTGTGCCGGAATTGGGCCGCCGCCGCGTGCTGCAGGCGCTTGGCGCCGCCTCGGTGGCGGGCCTTCCAACCTGGTCTTTCGCCCAGGCCACGGCCCAGGTCAACACCACCAAGCTGGCTGTGACGGACACCGAAGTCGTCGTCGGCCAGCTGCACTCGGCCACGGGCACGATGGCCATCTCCGAGACGGGCTCCATCCAGGCCGAGCAACTGGCCATTGACCAAATCAACGCCATGGGCGGCGTGCTGGGCCGCAAGATCCGCGTGATCAAGGAGGACGGTGCTTCCGACTGGCCGACCTTTGCCGAAAAGTCCAAGAAGCTGCTGATCAACGATCGCTGCGCAGCCATCTTCGGCTGCTGGACCAGTGCCTCGCGCAAGGCCGTGCTGCCTGTGTTCGAGAAGGAAAACGGCCTGCTGTACTACCCCACCTTCTATGAAGGCCTGGAGCAGTCCAAGAACGTGATCTACACCGGCCAGGAGGCTACGCAGCAGATCCTGTACAGCCTGGATTGGGCCAAGGCCGAGAAGAAGGCCAAGACCTTCTTCCTGATCGGCTCGGACTACATCTGGCCGCGTACCTCGATGAAGATCGCGCGCAAGCACATCGAGAACTTCCAGAAGGGCAAGGTCGTCGGCGAGGAGTACTACCCGCTGGGCAGCACCAACTTTGGCTCGCTGATGAACAAGATCAAGCTGCAAAAGCCGGATTGCATCTTTGTGGCGGTGGTGGGCGGCTCGAACGTGGCTTTCTACAAGGCGCTCAAGGCTGCGGGCATCACGGGCGACAAGCAATTGCTGGTCACGCTGTCGGTGACGGAGGACGAGATGACCGGCGTGGGCGGCGAAAACTTCGCCGGCTTCTATGCCTCGATGAAGTACTTCCAATCGCTGGACAACGAGAACAACCAGAAGTTCGTGGCTGCCTTCAAGGCCAAGTACGGCCCCAATGCGGTCATCGGCGACGTGACCCAGGCCGCCTATCTCGGGCCCTGGCTGTGGAAGGCCGCGGTGGAGAAGGCCAAGAGCTTTGACGTGGACAAGGTGGTGGCCGCATCGCCCGGCATTGAACTCAAGACGGCTCCGGAAGGCTACGTGAAGGTGGATGCCAACCACCATCTTTGGAGCAAGTCGCGCATTGCCGTAGGCCAGACCGATGGGACGTTCAAGGTGGTCTCTGAGTCTCCTGGGCTCATCAAACCAGATCCCTTCCCCAAGGGTTACCAATAA